From Carya illinoinensis cultivar Pawnee chromosome 5, C.illinoinensisPawnee_v1, whole genome shotgun sequence, one genomic window encodes:
- the LOC122308771 gene encoding 8-hydroxygeraniol oxidoreductase-like yields the protein MSKLSDSKVITCKALVCWGIGEALKVEEIEIDPPKSSEVRVKILYASVCHTDLLYTEGFPAPSFPRVLGHEGVGVVESVGEEVTDVKAGDFIIPTYMAQCQDCEYCVSGKTNLCLKYPLPLSGLMADGTSRMSVRGQRLYQAFSCSTWSQYMVVDAIYVLKIDPSIIDLPHASFLSCGFSTGFGAAWKDAGVEKGSSVAVLGLGAVGLGVIEGARKQGAERIIGVDKNEKKRKKGEAFGMTHFINSDDKNDEKSISQQVKELTGGLGVDYCFECTGASPLLNQALLSTKSGKGEAIIIGAGNHPTVEISSLPLLLGGTLRGSVFGGLRAQADLPVLIDKCKNKEIQLGELLSHEISLEQADKVFDLMKHPDCVKIVIKLSDPL from the exons ATGTCGAAGCTGAGCGACTCAAAGGTCATAACATGCAAAG ctctgGTGTGTTGGGGAATTGGGGAAGCGTTGAAGGTGGAAGAGATAGAAATAGATCCTCCAAAATCATCTGAAGTTCGCGTCAAAATCCTGTATGCCAGTGTTTGTCACACAGACTTGTTATACACCGAGGGCTTTCCAGCT CCTTCGTTCCCTCGAGTTTTAGGACATGAAGGTGTCGG TGTGGTAGAGAGTGTGGGTGAGGAAGTAACAGATGTCAAAGCAGGAGATTTTATCATTCCAACTTACATGGCCCAGTGCCAAGACTGTGAGTATTGTGTGTCGGGAAAGACGAACTTGTGCCTAAAATACCCACTACCCTTGAGTGGTCTTATGGCTGATGGCACTTCCAGAATGTCTGTGAGAGGCCAGAGGCTGTACCAAGCCTTTTCTTGCTCTACGTGGTCGCAGTACATGGTTGTTGATGCTATCTACGTCCTCAAGATTGATCCCAGCATAATTGATCTGCCTCATGCTAGTTTTCTCTCCTGTGGATTTTCAACTGGATTTGGGGCTGCTTGGAAGGATGCTGGGGTTGAAAAAGGATCAAGTGTTGCTGTTCTTGGTCTTGGTGCTGTTGGATTAGGG GTCATAGAGGGAGCAAGAAAACAAGGGGCCGAAAGGATAATTGGCGTTGACAAGAATGAGAAGAAACGTAAAAAAGGAGAAGCATTTGGAATGACTCACTTTATAAACTCTGATGATAAAAATGATGAGAAATCTATTTCCCAGCAGGTCAAAGAATTGACTGGTGGACTTGGTGTGGATTATTGTTTTGAGTGCACAGGAGCCTCACCCTTGCTCAATCAAGCTCTCCTTTCCACAAAATCG GGAAAAGGGGAAGCAATAATAATTGGTGCTGGAAATCATCCAACAGTGGAGATCAGTTCCCTACCCTTATTGCTTGGTGGAACCTTGAGGGGTTCCGTTTTTGGAGGGCTCAGGGCCCAAGCTGACCTACCTGTTCTAATCGACAAATGCAAAAATAAg GAAATCCAACTTGGTGAACTTTTGAGTCACGAAATTTCACTGGAACAGGCTGATAAAGTATTTGACCTAATGAAGCAT